The nucleotide sequence ATCTGGCCTGGAACCATGGGGCGAGCCAGGGCTTCGAGAAGGAGCTGAAGGAGATCTACGTCGACGTCGAGATGTTTGATAGTCGGCTGTGGGTGCGGGCCGGCAAGCAGACCATCGTCTGGGGCAAGACGGAGCTCTTCCGCAACCAGGACCAGTTCAACCCCCAGGATCTGGCGCTCTCATCGCTCCCGGGCCTCGAGGAATCCCGAACGGCCCTGTGGGCGCTACGCGCCGTCTACTCCTTCTACGATGTCGGCGCCTTCCAGGACGTGAGCCTGGAGGTCTCCGTCAACTTCGACGATGTAGAGGGCGCGGATCTCGGGTACTGTGGCGAGCCCTACACGGTCAGCCTGGTCTGCGCCGGAACCTTCGGATTCCTGGCGCACGGCTTCGAGGCCAAGGGGCTGGCCGGCCAGCGCAAACCACCCTCGCCATGGAATAGTTGGCACGGCCTCGAGGTCGGCGCGCGCTTGCAGTTCCGCTGGAAGCGCTTCAGCTTCGCCCTCACCGATTTCTACGGGTATGACGACCTTCCGTATGTCGAAAAACTCTACACCTTCGAGCGCAATGTGGATCCGAAGACGGGTCGACCCCGACGTGAGAACACGCGGGGTGGCTGTCGAACCGGCCGCGAGGACGAGTGCCTGCGAGGCGGCAAGGACGCGCTGCTCAACCACTCGGGGAATCAGACACTCTTCGCAAAGAATTGCGCGTCGACCTTCGGCATCGTGGCCCTCGATCCGACCGCCTGCGGGTTGACCGTCTTCAACAGCCGGGTGGTGACGGACCCCACCGAGATCCTTGCGCCCCGTTTGATGATCGCGTTCAACAACATGTGGGCCGGCTCGAGGAGCGGCTTCTTCGGCCTGAGCGGAGGCGGCGCAGAGGTCTTCGCCGGCCTCGCCGCGTTCAATGCCCGCACCGTCGCAGACCTGGCGCGGTTCCCCTGGACACCCACGATCCTCGGATTGGGCCCCGCAGCCGGGGACCGAACACCGCTCGTAGCTCTCTCGGTGGATCCCAACGACGGCGGGCCCTCGATCGCTCCCCCCGAGCTTGCTGCAGATCCGGGTGTCCTCGCGTGGCAGAGTTCCGCCTTGCAGCCGGTGCTGACGGATCAGCAGGAGGCCCTGCTCGGCTGCGGGGTGTTCTTCGATACCCAATGCGACATCGACGGCATCGATCTGTTCAATGCGGAAGCCAGCGCGATCATACAATCCTTCGTGGGTTTCGACGGCACATCCGGGGATTGGAGCACGACCGACCGGAGCCGCGCCCAGCCCGGCACGGTGGGTTTCGACGGCGGCCCTGTCTGCACGCGCTACCAGGGCGGGCGCCTGCACGTTCTACCCGGATGCCGCGGCCGCGGGGAAGACGGCTACTCGCTGCTCGTGGACGGCTCGACCGGCGGTGCCGTTCACCCGTTCACGGGCCAGCCCTTCCGCACCGAGATGGCAATCTTCTCCTGGAATTTCATGATGGTGCTCGCCGCCAACTCGATTCCCCTGGACCCGAAGCGGCCGCGGGTCGACGAATTCGATCCGAATCGCGCCTTCCGCAGCGATGGCTGTTCGTTGGCGAAGCCCCAGTTCTGCAACGCCTTCACCAATTTCTGGTTGTCGATCTCCAGCAAGCGGCCGAGCCGGCGGGCCGGCGGCAACGGGCGTTTCGGCCGGCGGGATTTCCAATGGCACGACGGAACCCCGCTCGTCGTCCGCTTCCAGAAGCGCAACGTGCTCGGCTTTTCGATGGACTTCGCCGAGGACATCAGCAAGAGCAACTGGGCGATCGAGTTTACCTGGGCCGACGATCTCCTGCAGGCCGACAACAACGAGTTCGACGGCCTCAGCGAGGTCGATTCGTTCAATCTCACGGTTTCGGTCGACCGCTCGACCTTCATCAACTTCCTGAATGCGAACCGGACCTTCTTCTTCAATACCCAGGTCTTCGTCCGCTACGTGAGCGGCTATCGCCAGGGGTTCACGAGCAACGGTCCCTGGAGCACCCTCGCGACGTTCACGGCAACGACCGGGTACTTCCAGGATCGCCTGAACCCGTCCATGACGCTGGTCTGGGACCTCGGCTCCGATTCCGGCGCCGCACTCGGGCAGGTCCAGTACCGCTTCAGCAGCAACTTCTCGGCCACCTTCGGCGTTGCCCTCTTCGCCGGTCGGACCCAGCGCAAGGACATGGGCATCAACCCGATCGCTTCCCAGAACCGCACGGGCCGCGGCGCGTCGAGAGATTTCGTCGACAACGGCCTCTCCGTGATCCGCGACCGCGACGAGTTCTTCGTGCGCGTGCGGTACTCGTTCTAGCTCGAGCGGGCATCTTGCAGGAACCCGGAGGGCGGCAGCTTCACGCTGGCTGGATCGTCAGTCCAGCTTGCGTCGCCAACTCGGGAGAGCCAGGAGTCCGCAGGCGAGAAGCGCGCCGGCGGAAAGTTCCGGAACGGCCGCCACTCTACAGGAACACCCGTTGACTTGTTGGAGATTCTGAGGCGCTCTGAGTCCGACGGAGCGAGAGTGTTGGGCTTCTGGAATCGACGGGGGCTCCCCTAACTACGGGCTCTCGGCCGGCCCAACCACCACCACGCGGCAGCGCCGCCCAAGAGGGCCCCGGCCGCGAGCGGGGCAGGTTCATCGAGGCCGGTCGGAGGTGCGGCGGCAGCGCCGAAAAGCGCGCCCGCGGCGATGGGCAGGACGCAGCAGACCACGAAGCTCGAGAGCACGCCGAACCCGGCCGCCTTGCCGAGCCGGCGGCTCTGGCGCCCTGGTGCGGTCTGCGGGACGTTCAGCGAGCGGAAGATCTCGGCATCCGGCTTCACGCCGAGGATTTCCAGGCGAAGGTGGTCGCTCTCCCGGCGCTCGACTCGTTGCCAGGTGATGCTGGAACAACAGTCGCTCTCCAACTCGATCAGTCGATCGACCTTTTCGGCGAGGCCAGGTGCGGCGGTCAATTCCAAGGCCAGGCCGTTCTCGATCGGAACGGTTTCGATGGCATGGGGGAGGATCTCTCGCTCGACCCAGGCCAGGCGATCCTGCATCCCGTCGGGCGGGAGAGTGCAGATTTCAGCAGGGTCGATGGCCGCAGGCTCAGACATGGTGGCTCCCTTGGCTGTGTTGAGTTGCAAGACTACTTCTTCAAGTACACTTGAAGTCAAGAGGCGTCGTCATGCCCGGCCAGAAAAGGGGAATGCGGGTGGCAGAGCTGAGAATCGGTGAGATCGCGGCACGGAGCGGAATCGCGGCCTCGGCGATCCGGTTCTACGAAAGCGAGGGGCTGCTGCCGAATCCGGTTCGGCAATCCGGCCGGCGTGTCTACGACGAGTCGATCCTCCAACGCCTGGGCCTGATCGATCTGGCCAAACGCGCGGGCTTCAGTGTGGCGGAGATCAAGAAGCTCATGGCCGGGTTTGCTCGGCGGACGCCTCCGGCCGAGCGCTGGCGCGGTTTGACGGAGATGAAGTTGAAGCAGCTCGACCAGCGAATCGCGGAAGCCGAGCAGATGAAACGCGTCCTTCGCGTGGTGCGGAGCTGCCGCTGCCCTTCACTCGAAGACTGCAGCAAGGCGCTCCGGGCCTCGCAAACTGCAGGCGCGGAAGCCGAATGACCTGATCGATGTCCAGACGAACGCCACCCTGCGTAGCTCGGACGGCTACGCAGGGTGGGCGATCGGAAGCCTGGCGCGGAGCTACGCGGCCAGCTTTTCTTCCTCGACGACCTCGCCGTGCACCACTCCAGCCGGCTCGACGGCCAGCGAGCGATTGACGAACGGGATGACGTTGAAGTTCGGGTCGAAGCTCTTGTACGCCGCGCGGAAGCCCAGGCTCAGGGCCCAGTGCGAGAGAAAGCCGATCAGACCCGGGACGGCGGCATAGCCGGCCATCACTGAGGCGGTCACGAGAGAGGCAGCCCCGGCGATCAAGGTGGCTGCATAAATTGAAAAGACGCGATCGTTGTTCATTCCAGTTTCCTTGTTCCTTGTCTGTGTGAGCAGGCTCAGCTGTGGCTTCCGAATCCAGCGCAACGACCGCGGCCTGTGGCCGAACGGTTCTCGTGGCGGTTCGTGAATCCCCCGGGCGCGGGCAACTGCACTTACCGTGCCACTTCTTCGCCTGCCTGTGAGGCGAGGGCGAACGGGATGGAGGAACCCTGGTGATTGGCCTGGATATCGACTGCCCGGGTCGATGCCCGCGGAGTATTGTCCCATCGAGCTGTGCTCGTTGGATCAATCTGGGGCGAGCCGCAACAGTAACTTTCCAGCAGAACCCGCGAAGGCTCGTCAAGCGGGATTCGCGGCCGAAGCGGAGAGACGCAAGGCGCTGCCAGAACCGTGGCGAGAGCGGACAGGCTGTGATTGCAGTGTGGCGCGGCGTCTCACCAGACTCGAAGTCCGGCCGATCTCCAGGAACGCTACGCTCGCCGAATGCCCGGCTTCGCCTACGAGACCACCCCCTGGCAGATCCGAGAAGACCTTCCGAATGCCTATCGGGCCGAGTGGCAGAAGCTTGCCCAACCGGGCGCCTGGTGGACGGGCGCCGAGCGTGTGGCGATCGCCGAGGAGGTGCGTCGGGCGCAGGGCTGTGCTCTATGCATCGAGCGAAGGCAGGCGCTTTCGCCGTTTTCCGTGGACGGCGAACACGACCATGCTGAGGCAAGCAGGCTCTCGGACGTTGCGATCGACACGGTGCATCGTCTCGTCACGGATGCCTCACGGCTTTCGCGCACTTGGGTGGAGAAGCTCGCGGCCCAGGGTGTCTCGGATGGCCACTACGTCGAGCTGCTCGGCGTGGTCGTCGTGGTGATCAGCATCGATTCTTTCAACCGGGGCCTTGGGCTTCAGCTCGAGCCGCTCCCCGAGCCGGAAGAGGGTACGCCCACGGGCCACCGACCCCTTGGCCTGGAACATGTGACCGCCTGGGTGCCGATGATCCAAGCCGGCAAGGCGCAAGGTGAAGATGCGGACCTCTTTCCCGGAGGCCCGCAAACCGCCAACGTGATCCGCGCCCTCAGCCTCGTGCCGGATGCTGTGCGATCCCTGAAGAACGTGTCCGCGGCCCAATATGTACCGACCTGGGCGGTCGGCGATCCGTCCTACTCGGAAGGCCGGGCGCTCGATCGCGCCCAGATCGAGCTCGTCGCGGGGCGGGTATCGGCGCTCAACGAGTGCTTCTATTGAACCAGCGCCCACTCGGTGCTGCTCCGTGCGGGCGGCGAGATGGAGGGAAAGGCAGTCGACCTGGGCGCGGTGACCGGGGGTGACGCGGCCGACAGTGGTGTGAAGCACGCGGGGGAGTTGGTGCGCTTTGCCGAGGCGATCGTGGGCGGCGAAGAAGACGAGATCGCATCGGCACGGGGTGCGCTGTGCAGCGTCGTCGGTGATGCAGGAATGATCGACGCGGCTGCGGTGGCCGGGAACTTCCAACGCATGGTTCGGATCGCCGACGGCACGGGCATCCCACTCGATACGCCCGTCAAACTGGTTTCTGCGGATCTCCGAGAGGAGCTCGGAATCGATGCGTTCGGTTCGGCCAGTGAAACCTCCGCGACCAGCCGGTTCGGGCGCCTGGCAGGGCGATTGATGCGGCCACTCGTACCGTTCGTGGCGAAGCGGATGGGCCCGAAGCGGCCGAAGGACGGCTCACTGGTGTGAATCCGGCCGCGGGTGGCCCCGGCGATCGCGGGTGAGGCGCGCGGCAACAGCGATCCACACCAGCCACAGGGCACCTACCAGTGCCGCAGCCGCGAATTGTGTGCCCGGCCTGGCGAGCAGCAGATCGTAGGCGCCGTGGCTGACGGCGGAGATTGCGAAGCCCAGCGGAAAGGCCCAACGCGCTCCGCGCAGTGTGGTGTAGGCCAGGCCGAGGCCCCAGGGGCCCGCGAAGACCACATGGGTGATGGGTGCAGCGGCGGCGCGGGCAAGGGTCGAAGCGATGTCGGTCTCTCCCAGGCTCGCGAGGAGCACGGCCTCGGCCAGGGCGAAGCCCACCGCCGAGGCACCTGAGTAGACGGGGCCGTCCCAGAGCTCATCGAACTGCCGACCCGCCCACACGAAGGGCAGCACGGGCAGGAGCTTTGCCGCTTCTTCGACCCCGCCGATCACGAGGGCGCCCGCGATGGCGTTGGGCAGGGGACCCATCAAGAGTTCCCAGCTCGCCTCGAGGCCGGCGCCGTCGAGCGCGCGGTAGCCGAAGTGCGCGAAGACCACGGCCAGCGAGCCGAGCCCGGCAGCCGCCAGCATCAGGGGCCAGGGTTCCGGAGTGCGGCGATCCTTCCAGCGCAGATACGCGATCCACGCTGCGGCGCCGCCAAAGGTCGCGGGTACCGCGAGCAGGAGCAGATGAGCCAGGCCGGGCATGCCTGCTCTCATCGACGCGGGCCCGATCCATCTGAATCGGAGGGTCAGGCTTTGGGACGATCGGGGTCGTCGAGGCGGACGATTGTGGCACCCCAGCCGCCGCGCTCGGCAGGCGCGTCGCACCAGGAAAGTGCGTGGGGGAGCTTCGCGAGCAGGCTCTGGATGCGCGCGCGCTGCACACCCTTTCCGCGCCCGTGAATCAACCGAACCTCGCGAAAGCCTTTCTCCCAGGCTGCCTCCAGGTAAGCCTCGACAACCTCGGGGATTTCTCGTGGCGCGAAATCGTGGAGGTCCAACGCCTCGGT is from bacterium and encodes:
- a CDS encoding MerR family transcriptional regulator, giving the protein MAELRIGEIAARSGIAASAIRFYESEGLLPNPVRQSGRRVYDESILQRLGLIDLAKRAGFSVAEIKKLMAGFARRTPPAERWRGLTEMKLKQLDQRIAEAEQMKRVLRVVRSCRCPSLEDCSKALRASQTAGAEAE
- a CDS encoding PrsW family intramembrane metalloprotease gives rise to the protein MPGLAHLLLLAVPATFGGAAAWIAYLRWKDRRTPEPWPLMLAAAGLGSLAVVFAHFGYRALDGAGLEASWELLMGPLPNAIAGALVIGGVEEAAKLLPVLPFVWAGRQFDELWDGPVYSGASAVGFALAEAVLLASLGETDIASTLARAAAAPITHVVFAGPWGLGLAYTTLRGARWAFPLGFAISAVSHGAYDLLLARPGTQFAAAALVGALWLVWIAVAARLTRDRRGHPRPDSHQ
- a CDS encoding Smr/MutS family protein; its protein translation is MTRIRSEGPDDPSPGDEIVHVPITEALDLHDFAPREIPEVVEAYLEAAWEKGFREVRLIHGRGKGVQRARIQSLLAKLPHALSWCDAPAERGGWGATIVRLDDPDRPKA